In Catenulispora sp. MAP5-51, the genomic stretch GCGGCGTCGATCCCGGACACCTCGCCGACCGGGATCGCCACCCGCTTGTGGCCCCACAGGTGGCCCTCGTCCAGCAGCACGTGGGTGACCGCCTCGTCGTCCGGGTCCACCACCAGGCCGCGGACGTGGCCGATGTGGCCGTCGGTGGCCGCGACGCGCTCCCCGCGCCGGATCCGCACCTGCCCCGCCGGCACCCGGTCCTCGATCTCGATGCGCGAGGAGCCCATCGACTCCGCCCCGGCAGGCTCCGCCGCGGCCGGCTCCGCGCCGGTCGCCAGGCCGTAGTGCGGCCAGTACACGACCTCGCCCTCGTCGAAGCCGTAGCGCTGTTCGGCGTCCAGCGCCGTGAGGAAATGCGTCGCGACCGAGGGTTCCAGGCCGGCGAACTCCTCCGGGGTGCAGTTCAGGCGCACCCCCTCGGCGTCGGCGTGCGCCAGCTCGACCGGGACCAGCCGCCCGGCCGTGCCGTTCGGGGCGACCACGATCAGGTGGGTGAGCCGCTGGGCGACCGGATCGACCACGACGCAGACCAGGTGGCCGCACCGTTCGCCCTGGCAGCGGACGACGCTGCCGATGTCGTATTCCTCGAAGGCGTTCATCGCTACCTCCTTCCACCCCCAGTCTTCTCCCCCGCCGGCCGACCGGCACGGGCAGTCCGGCTCAGGTCCGGTCCGCCCGCGCTTCTCAGGTGTCGGCTCAGGTATCGGCTCAGGTATCGAAGAGCACCGCCCGGACGCGGTCGACGACGCTCGTGGCGGCGCCGGCCCCGGCGGCGCTGTCGGCGGTGGCACCCGGCCCTGCCTGGGGCGGCACCATGCCCGTCGCGGTCCCGGTGGCGGTCCCGAACCCGGCGCCTCCGAGCCCGGCCGCCCCGGCCGCGCTCTCAGCGCGCCGCCGCGCCTCGGCCATCTCCTGCCCGGCGGCCAGCAGCTCGCCGCGGTCGCACTGGCGGGCGAGCTCGGCGAACGTGATCCGCTCCTCGTGCTGGATGTGCCCGCGGGCCGCCGCGACCAGCTGGGCCAGCAGCGGTTCGAAGCGGGCGTCGGAGGGGTCCTTGCCCTCCAGGTCGCGGACCATGTGCTCGACGGTGAGGTGCTCGGCGGCGTGCAGGTCGGCCAGGTCCTCGCCGTCCGGCAGCGTGCGGCGGGCCAGCGGCAGGAAGTAGCGCTGCGCGGCGGCGGCGTGCCAGGCCAGTTCCAGGGCCAGGGCGTCCACCAGCGACTTGCGCGAGCCGTCGGGACCGCCGGCGCCGGTCTCCAGGCGCTGGAAGAGCGCCTCGACCGCGCGGTGTTCGCCGGACAGGACGTCGATCACATCACGGCGGTCGGTCACGCTCATCGGGGCTGGCTCCTCGGTCCCGGCCGACCACGCCGGTCGGCATCGCTATCGACTAACCCGTGAGGCCATCCGTAAACACACCCGATCGGGTGATGGGGAACACGACTCGCGGTACACCTGATGTTTAGGACTCAGGGACCGGGTAACCGCCTCGAGTACCCATCCGACGACAAGCACCGGGAGGAAGTCGTGCTGACTCTCACCGACCGGGCCGCCGAGGCCGTCCGCAATCTGACCACGCAATCCGATCTGCCCGACGACAGTGCCGGGCTGCGCATCGTCTCGCACGGCGCAGCCCAGAACAGCGGGCAGGGGCAACTTTCCCTGTCACTCACCCAGGGTCCGCACTCCGGCGACGCCGTCGTGGAGACCGGGCCGGCCCGGGTCTTCCTCGAGGCCGAGGCCGCGCAGGCCCTGGACGACCAGCAGCTGGACGCGACGGTCGCCGCAGACGGCGGGGTCCGTTTCCTGCTCGCGCCGCAACAGTAGCGTGGCGGACCGGGCAGGCCGCGGTGGACACCGCGGCCGGCCCGGTCTTATTTGTTTTATTGCTCGGCCGCCGGCCCGGTTTTCCGCTCAGCCGCCGCTCAGCCGCTGGTCAGCCGCTCCACCAAAGCGGCCACCGACACCGTCGCGAACTCGATCCCCATATCGCCGAAGCCGTACGGGATCACCAGCAAGTCCCCGTGCTTGAGCCCGCCGCACGAGTACACGACGTTCGGCACATACCCGTCCCGCTCGTCCGGCGCGGCGATCAGCAACGGATCCCGCAGCGTGCCGACGACGCGCGCCGGGTCCTCCAGGTCCAGCAGCATCGCGCCGAGCGCGTAGGTCCGCATCGGGCCCACGCCGTGGGTCAGGACCAGCCAGCCCGCCTCGGTCTCGATCGGCGACCCGCAGTTGCCCACCAGGGTGAGCTCCCACGGGCGCAGCGGGGCCTCCAAACTGTGCGAACGACGCCAGATCCGACCGTCGTCCGACGTCGCGAGCGCGTTGCTCTCGCGATCCCAGCGCGACAGCGCCAGATGGCGGCCCCCGACCCGGCGCGGGAACAGGGCCAAACCCTTGCTGCCCACGGCCGGCCCGAACAGCTGCGCCATGTGGAACGTCCGGAAATCGGTGGTCTCGACAAGCTGGGTCGCCGACTCGGTTCCGCTGTAGGCGGTGTACGTCCCGCGATACACCGCCGAGCCGTCCGGCTCCGTGCAGCGCACGAACCGCGCGTCCTCGATGCCGCACCGCTCGGTCGGCGACCGCGGCCACAGGACGTGCTCGGACACGTCGGCCTCGGCGCCGAACTCCAGCTGGTACTGGCAGGCCAGGAACCAGCGGACGCGCGAGATCGTGCGGTGTGTGTTCTCCTGCACCAACAGCTGCGGGTGCAGCTCCCCCAGCCGCGCCTCCAGCTCGGCGTCCGTGAACCGCTCGGGCAGATGACGCAGCAGGTAGGCGAGCACCTCGTCGTCCTCGCCGGCCATCGCGGCCTGCAACATCGCGCGCTCGTAGTGAGTCGGCCGCACCTGGCCGATCGAAGCGTGCGGCGAGGGCCGATCGACGCGCAGTTCGCCGCTCGGCCCGATGACACCGGTCCGGAACTCGACGCACGACAGGTGGCCCTCGCCGATCGCGCGGGCGCTCATCAGGAACCGGAGTTCGCCGGGCTCCAGCCCGCTTTGGTCCGGATGGGGGACCATCGAGGGATTGGTCAGCGCGGCGCCCTCGATCGCGTACTCGTGCGTGAAATGGGCGCCGATCAGCAGCTTGCGCAGCTCGGAGACGGGCGTGCCGGGGCCGACGCGGTGCTCGATGGTGCGGAAGTGCTCAGCGAACGTCCCCTCCAGGTCGCGGTGCCGCGAGCCGAAGGCCTCCAGGATGTGCGCGTAGGACTTCTCGGCCTCCTCGTCCGACAGGCCCAGGACGCGCTGGACCACGCCCCCGGTCCGGGAGTTCATGTCCGGGGGCTGGGTTCCGAGGACGAAGAGCTTGGCGATCACGCGGCCGGGATCGCGGTCGAGGCGCAGTCTCCTGCGGGTGACGAGCTCGTCCGCCTCTAGGCCGGGGGCCATCGTCGGGGTGCTCGGGGTGCTCGGGGTGCTCGGGGTGCTCGGAGTTCGCGCGGGAACGGATTCGGTGGTGGTCATGCGGCATCACCAATTCGGTCTCTCAATCAGCGTGCAGGCGAACTGTCACCGATAACCGGCACTCAGCAGCCCAAACGTGGTCAAGGCAATGGTAATGGCCTGCCTATGCCGCCGCCGGGGAAGCGGGATGCATGAATCCGCCGCCGTGCTGCCCGACCCGGCCGGGCGCACTCAGCCCCGCGTCAGCCCGCTGACACTCCCGCCCTCCGCCGTGGCGTGCCCCATCGCCTCGGCGGCCAGATCGGGCTGGTCCACCAGCTCCTTCGCGCTGAACTCGTCGGCGACGCGGCCGGCCACCAGGATCGTCACCCGCTCGGCGACCTCGACGGCGAAGGCCGGGCGGGGGGCGGCGACCAGGATGGTCAGGCCGTGGTCCGGCAGGGTCTTGATGAGATCGGCTATGTCCTTGACGATCAGCGGGGCCAGGCCCTCGGTGGGCTCGTCGAGCAGCAGCAGGCGCGGCTGGCCCAGCAGCGCGCGGGCGATGGCCAGCATCTGCTGCTCGCCGCCGGACAGCTGGCGGCCGCGGTGTCCCGCGCGTTCGGCCAGCCGGGGCAGCAGGTCCTTCACGCCCTCCGGCGTCCACCGCGCGGTCGCGCGCTCGCGGCGGCCGCGGCGGCCGAAGGCCAGGGTCAGGTGCTCCTGGACGGTCAGCCCGGGGAACACCCTGCGGCCCTGCGGGACCAGGCCGACGCCGGAGCGCGCGCGGCGGTGCGCGGGCAGCCGGGTGACGTCGGCGCCGGCCAGCACCACCCGGCCCGAGGAGGCCGGGACCAGGCCGGAGACGGTGTGGATCAGGGTGGTCTTGCCGGCGCCGTTGTGGCCGACCACCGCGTGCACCGAGCCTTCGGGGATCTCCAGGTCCAGGCCGTGCAGCACGGTGCCGCCGTCGTAGCCGGCGTTCAGGGAGTCCAGGCTCAGCATCAGACGGCCTCCTCGATGACATCGGTGCCGAGTTCGCCGGTGCCCAGATCGCCGGCGCCTGGCTGCTCGTCGTCGCCCAGCCCGGACTCCAGCTCCGACCCGAGCCCCGACTCCCCCAGATACGCCTGGCGCACCGCGGCGTCCGCGGCGATCTGCGCCGGCGTCCCGGTGGCCAGCAGTCTGCCGTCCTGCAGCACGGTCACCGTGTCGGCGATCGCCGAGACGAACGCGAAGTCGTGCTCGACCACCACCACCGTCACCTCCTCCGGGAGCGCGCGCATCGCCGTCAGCAGCCGCTCCACGCCCTGGTCGGTCAGCCCGGCGGCGGGCTCGTCGAGCAGCAGCACCCGCGGATCGGCGGCCAGCGCCATGCCGATGTCCAGCATGCGGCGCTCGCCGTGGGCCAGCGCGCCGGCCGGGCGGTCGGCCAGGGCGGTGATGCCGGCGGTCTCCAGGTAGTGCCGGCAGGACTCGGACAGGCTGCGGTAGCGGCGCCGGCGCCACTTGCCGCGCAGGTCGGAGTGCGGCCACGCGGCCAGCGCGATGTTGTCCGCGACCGACAGCGTGCTCCACACCGTCGGCTGCTGGAAGGTGCGCGCGATGCCCAGGCGCGAGCGCTTGGCGCGGGTGGTGCGCGTGACGTCGCGGCCGTCGTAGCGGATCCGGCCGGAGGTCGGGGGCAGCTCGCCGGAGATGAGGTTCAGCAGCGTGGTCTTGCCGGCGCCGTTGGGGCCGATCACCGCGTGCCGGCGGCCGGCCTCGAAGCCCAGGTCCAGGCCGCCGACGGCCAGGGTGCCGCCGGCGAAGGCCTTCGTCAGACCGCTGACCTCGATCATCGCAGAGCCCGAACCCCTGCCGGTCATGCCGGCTCCCCTCGTCGTTTCGGCATCCGGAACCGGATCCCGGCCACCCCGTCGGGCAGCGCGTAGACGGCGATGATGAACATCAGCCCGAGCAGCAGCGGCCCGTGCCCGGGGAAGGGACCGGCCAGCCAGTCGTTGGTGGCCACGATCAGCCCGGCGCCCAGCAGCGCGCCCAGCGGGGAGGTCGCCCCGCCCAGCACCACGGCCAGCAGGACCAGCGCGGAGTTGGAGAAGCTGCCGTCGTCCGGCGACACGTACTGGTTGACCGAGCACATCAGGACCCCGCCGAACCCGGCCAGGGCCCCGGCCGCAACGTAGGCCAGCCACTGGTAGCGCGCCACCGGGTGGCCGGCCGAGCGCATGCGGTCCTCGTGGTCGCGGCAGGCCAGCAGCAGTTTGCCGACCGGCGAGCGCAGCACCCACCAGACGATCGCGACGATCACCGCCGTCGAGGCCAGCACGAACCAGTACACAGACCGGTCGGAGTCCAGCGCCGCCATCCCGGGCAGCGGGTTCAGCGGCGGGATGCCGTACATGCCGTCGGTGCCGCCGGTGAGCGAGTGCCACTCCCCGGCGGCGGTGACCGTGAGCTCGCCGAGCGCCAGGGTGGTCATCAGGAACGCGACCCCGCGCGTGCGCACGGCCACCAGCCCCGTGGCCGCGGCGAAGCCGGCGGCGGTGAGCGTCCCGCACAGCAGCTGCACGACCCCGATGGTGTGCCCGTGCGTGCCCAGGATCCCGGCGGTGTACGCGCCGACCAGGAACGGCGCGGCCTGGCCCATGGTCGGCAGGCCCGAGTAGCCGGCCAGGATGCTGACGCTGACCGCCAGCACCCCCAGGGCCAGCGCCTTGGACAGCAGGCTGATGCCGTAGCCGTCGAAGCTGGCGGGCGCGATGAGCAAGAACGCCGCCAGCGCCGCGAGCGGCACGCCGACCCGGACCCGCGGCGAGTTCAGGAGCGCCGGGAGGTTCATGCGCGCGGGGTTCACGCGTTCGGGGTTCACGCGTGCGCCCCCGCCGCCGCGCCGACCGGGGCCGCCGAGCCCCGGAAGGTCCGGGCCACCAGCGCCAGGGCCATCAGCCCGAACAGCAGGTAGGGGGCCCAGTTGGAGGAGATCGACACGCCGAGCGTCTCGATCTCCCCGACCGCGATCGCCGCCACGAACGCCCCGACCACCGAGCCGGGCTTGCCGAGCACGATGACGACCATGGAGAGCATCAGGACCTTGTCGGCGGTGTCCGGCCCCGGGCCGATGATCGGCGCGCCCAGGCCCCCGGCCAGCCCGGCCAGCGCCCCGGCGGCGCCGCACAGCGCCGCGTGCACGCGCCACGGCGCGTAGCCCATGGCGCCGACCATGTCCCGGTCGTCGGCCGCGGCCCGCAGCAGCGCCCCGGCGCGGGTGCGGCCCAGGACGTACGTCCCGATCAGCGCCAGCACCGAGGCCACCACGATGAACATCAGGCGGTAGGTCGGGTAGACGTGCCCGAGGATGTGCACCGTCCCGTTGACCGAGTTCGGGATCACGACCGGATGCGGGTCCCCGCCGTAGACGGTGCTCAGGATGTCGCCGCCGACCAGGGCCAGGCCGAAGGTCAGCAGCGCCTGCGGCAGGTGGCCGCGCTCGGCCAGAGGCAGCGTCCCGGCGGCCAGAACCGCGCCGCCGAGGGTGCCGCCGACCGTGGCCACCACCAGCCCCAGGAAGGCCGTGGACCACGAGCCGTCGGACACCGTGGCGGCCAGGTAGCCGCCGAGCGCGAACAGGGTCCCGTGGGCGATGTTCAGCACACCGCCGATCCCGAACAGCAATGTCAGGCCCGCGGCCGCGACGAACAGCAGGAGCCCGTAGGCCACCCCGTCCAGCGCGGGCACGAAGTGCGTGCCCATGGAACCCCTTTCGCAGCGCTCTTGCTGGTTGTGCTGGTGGTGCAGATTACGCCGATCGCGCCGGGAACGTTGTCGGTTCCCGGCGCTCGGCGTTCGGCTGGCAGTACTCGATGATCAGAGCTCGATATTCAGAACTCGACGATCAGTACTCGCGGATCAGGACTCAGCTGCCGATGGTGGCCAGGTCGCCGATCTTCACGTTGGCCAGCGCGGTGCCGTCCATCTCGACCTTGCGCAGGTACCACTTCTGGACCGGCACGTGGGTGTCGGCCGACAGCTGCCAGGTGCCGCGCGGGCTGTCGATCTGGCCCATCGCCTTGATCGCGGCGTTGACCGCGTCCGGCGTCAGGTTAGAGCCGGCCTTGGCGATCGCCTGGTCCAGCACCGAGGCCGCGTCCCAGCTGTACATCGCGGTCGCCGGCGGCGCCTCGCCGCTGTACTTCTGGCCCCACGCCGAGACGAACTCGCGGTTGGCCGCGCTGGAGATGTCCGGCGAGTAGTTCATCGAGGTGATGATGCCGCTGGCCGCCGGGCCCTCGGCCTTGAGCGTGGCGCCCTCGGTGATGAAGCCCGCCGCGTACAGCGGGATGTCCTTGGCGTCGGACTGCGACCACTGCTTCACGAAGTCGATGGCGTTCTGGCCGGTGTAGAAGCAGTAGATGGCCTTCGCGCCGGAGGCCTTGACCTTGGCCAGGTACGGCGTGAAGTCCTGGGTGGTCGGGAACGGCGTGAAGGTGGGCTTGCCGCCGTCGTTGGCGAGCTTGCCGCCGGCCTTGGTGTAGGAGTCGGTGAAGCCGCGCAGCTGGTCGTAACCGCCCTGGTAGTCCGGGCCGAAGGCGTAGACGCTGCCCTGGATGTTCTGCGCCATGTACGGGCCCATCGCGCCGCCGGGGTCGGTGGACATGAAGCTCATGGTCCACAGGTGCGAGACGTCCTTCATGGTCGGCCGGCCGCCGGTGTTGACCACCGGCACGCCCGCCGCGCTCGCGATCGGCACCACGGCCTGGATCGTCGGCGTGGCCACGATGCCGGCGAT encodes the following:
- a CDS encoding hemerythrin domain-containing protein, coding for MSVTDRRDVIDVLSGEHRAVEALFQRLETGAGGPDGSRKSLVDALALELAWHAAAAQRYFLPLARRTLPDGEDLADLHAAEHLTVEHMVRDLEGKDPSDARFEPLLAQLVAAARGHIQHEERITFAELARQCDRGELLAAGQEMAEARRRAESAAGAAGLGGAGFGTATGTATGMVPPQAGPGATADSAAGAGAATSVVDRVRAVLFDT
- a CDS encoding adhesin — encoded protein: MLTLTDRAAEAVRNLTTQSDLPDDSAGLRIVSHGAAQNSGQGQLSLSLTQGPHSGDAVVETGPARVFLEAEAAQALDDQQLDATVAADGGVRFLLAPQQ
- a CDS encoding glycoside hydrolase family 130 protein is translated as MTTTESVPARTPSTPSTPSTPSTPTMAPGLEADELVTRRRLRLDRDPGRVIAKLFVLGTQPPDMNSRTGGVVQRVLGLSDEEAEKSYAHILEAFGSRHRDLEGTFAEHFRTIEHRVGPGTPVSELRKLLIGAHFTHEYAIEGAALTNPSMVPHPDQSGLEPGELRFLMSARAIGEGHLSCVEFRTGVIGPSGELRVDRPSPHASIGQVRPTHYERAMLQAAMAGEDDEVLAYLLRHLPERFTDAELEARLGELHPQLLVQENTHRTISRVRWFLACQYQLEFGAEADVSEHVLWPRSPTERCGIEDARFVRCTEPDGSAVYRGTYTAYSGTESATQLVETTDFRTFHMAQLFGPAVGSKGLALFPRRVGGRHLALSRWDRESNALATSDDGRIWRRSHSLEAPLRPWELTLVGNCGSPIETEAGWLVLTHGVGPMRTYALGAMLLDLEDPARVVGTLRDPLLIAAPDERDGYVPNVVYSCGGLKHGDLLVIPYGFGDMGIEFATVSVAALVERLTSG
- a CDS encoding ABC transporter ATP-binding protein — its product is MLSLDSLNAGYDGGTVLHGLDLEIPEGSVHAVVGHNGAGKTTLIHTVSGLVPASSGRVVLAGADVTRLPAHRRARSGVGLVPQGRRVFPGLTVQEHLTLAFGRRGRRERATARWTPEGVKDLLPRLAERAGHRGRQLSGGEQQMLAIARALLGQPRLLLLDEPTEGLAPLIVKDIADLIKTLPDHGLTILVAAPRPAFAVEVAERVTILVAGRVADEFSAKELVDQPDLAAEAMGHATAEGGSVSGLTRG
- a CDS encoding ABC transporter ATP-binding protein, which gives rise to MTGRGSGSAMIEVSGLTKAFAGGTLAVGGLDLGFEAGRRHAVIGPNGAGKTTLLNLISGELPPTSGRIRYDGRDVTRTTRAKRSRLGIARTFQQPTVWSTLSVADNIALAAWPHSDLRGKWRRRRYRSLSESCRHYLETAGITALADRPAGALAHGERRMLDIGMALAADPRVLLLDEPAAGLTDQGVERLLTAMRALPEEVTVVVVEHDFAFVSAIADTVTVLQDGRLLATGTPAQIAADAAVRQAYLGESGLGSELESGLGDDEQPGAGDLGTGELGTDVIEEAV
- a CDS encoding branched-chain amino acid ABC transporter permease, which translates into the protein MNPERVNPARMNLPALLNSPRVRVGVPLAALAAFLLIAPASFDGYGISLLSKALALGVLAVSVSILAGYSGLPTMGQAAPFLVGAYTAGILGTHGHTIGVVQLLCGTLTAAGFAAATGLVAVRTRGVAFLMTTLALGELTVTAAGEWHSLTGGTDGMYGIPPLNPLPGMAALDSDRSVYWFVLASTAVIVAIVWWVLRSPVGKLLLACRDHEDRMRSAGHPVARYQWLAYVAAGALAGFGGVLMCSVNQYVSPDDGSFSNSALVLLAVVLGGATSPLGALLGAGLIVATNDWLAGPFPGHGPLLLGLMFIIAVYALPDGVAGIRFRMPKRRGEPA
- a CDS encoding branched-chain amino acid ABC transporter permease, with protein sequence MGTHFVPALDGVAYGLLLFVAAAGLTLLFGIGGVLNIAHGTLFALGGYLAATVSDGSWSTAFLGLVVATVGGTLGGAVLAAGTLPLAERGHLPQALLTFGLALVGGDILSTVYGGDPHPVVIPNSVNGTVHILGHVYPTYRLMFIVVASVLALIGTYVLGRTRAGALLRAAADDRDMVGAMGYAPWRVHAALCGAAGALAGLAGGLGAPIIGPGPDTADKVLMLSMVVIVLGKPGSVVGAFVAAIAVGEIETLGVSISSNWAPYLLFGLMALALVARTFRGSAAPVGAAAGAHA
- a CDS encoding ABC transporter substrate-binding protein, which gives rise to MFSSRVPARLRAAVAIGAVTALAAAGCSSSTSSKSAAKGDAPITIGLITALTGSNKALGPDHLNGFQLYLDTHGDKLGGHTVKLDVGDEANGGAAAVPVAKKMIEQDHVLAIAGIVATPTIQAVVPIASAAGVPVVNTGGRPTMKDVSHLWTMSFMSTDPGGAMGPYMAQNIQGSVYAFGPDYQGGYDQLRGFTDSYTKAGGKLANDGGKPTFTPFPTTQDFTPYLAKVKASGAKAIYCFYTGQNAIDFVKQWSQSDAKDIPLYAAGFITEGATLKAEGPAASGIITSMNYSPDISSAANREFVSAWGQKYSGEAPPATAMYSWDAASVLDQAIAKAGSNLTPDAVNAAIKAMGQIDSPRGTWQLSADTHVPVQKWYLRKVEMDGTALANVKIGDLATIGS